The following nucleotide sequence is from bacterium.
GGTCCGGGTCCAGGAAGGTCGCCCGGTTCCTGAGCGTGGCCAGAACTCCGTCCAGTTGCTCACCTTCCCATCCGAACTTTCTCTCCAGCACCCCTGCGGTCTCTTGGAGGATGAACGGCGATAGATACCACTCGAACCGGCCTCGGCGAGCGAGGTCGAGGACGATCCGTTCGTTTCCCGGGAAGTTAAGAGCCGAGACGATGACGTTGGTGTCGAGAACTGCCCTCACGCCCGCGTTGAGGGCGCCTCAGCGCGATACTCCT
It contains:
- a CDS encoding putative toxin-antitoxin system toxin component, PIN family, whose product is MRAVLDTNVIVSALNFPGNERIVLDLARRGRFEWYLSPFILQETAGVLERKFGWEGEQLDGVLATLRNRATFLDPDRIPPIIEGNEADNRVLACAVEASADYLVTGDRRHLLPLERIMGVRIVNAPVFLNSLEA